A window of Planctomycetia bacterium genomic DNA:
GAAAATCCACGTCGCGCCAGCCCGAAAAATAGCCGCCCGTGGCCTGCGCGCCGCATTCGATGACATGCCCTGCGACACTCGCCCCGGCAAGCCGATTCCAGTCGTTCCATTGCCAGCCGAACTCATGCACAGCTGGCGCAACGGTCAGCGAAGCATCGGCCACGCGTCCCGTGACGACAATCCGCGCGCCCTTTGCCAAGGCCTCGACGATCGGTTTGGCGCCGAGGTACGCGTTCGCGGAGACAACCTTCGCGGCTGGCGTGGCTGCGAGCTTTTCTGCCAGCGGCGCGCCGGTATCGAGATGTTGAAATGCACAACCGGACTTCTGCACGTCCGCCCAACTGTCCAATAAATTGTCACCGTCGACGGCCGCGATGCGACAATCGCCGAGACCTGCGTCACGGAGCATGCGCGCCGCCTGAGTGACGCAGCCGCGCGGATTGATGCCACCGGCGTTGGTGATGAGCTTTAAGCCCGGTTGTTGGCTGAGCGATGGAATCAACGAAGCGAGGACGTCGAGAAAATCGCCGGCATAGCCAAGCTGTGGATTCTTTTCGCGCTGCCGCGCGAGAATCGACATCGACAGCTCGGCCAGATACTCAAGCGTCAGGTAGTCGAGCTCGGCGCGTTCGACCATACGGCTTGGGGCGGACAAATCGTCCCCCCAAAAGCCCGCGCCGTTGCCGATTCGGATCGCCATTGCTCGCCGAGTCCTAGAGACTGCTCGCTAGTTCCACCTCGGCATTCTACGCCATGGAGGCGGCGGCATCAGGGAAGCATCCTTCAGCGACGTTGCGCGAGCGCCTATTTTGCAAACAGCCGTGTGAGCCAGTTACCCTTCGGTTCCGCGGCCGGAGCTTCTGTGTCGGCAGACGCTTCGTCGATCGG
This region includes:
- a CDS encoding acyclic terpene utilization AtuA family protein yields the protein MAIRIGNGAGFWGDDLSAPSRMVERAELDYLTLEYLAELSMSILARQREKNPQLGYAGDFLDVLASLIPSLSQQPGLKLITNAGGINPRGCVTQAARMLRDAGLGDCRIAAVDGDNLLDSWADVQKSGCAFQHLDTGAPLAEKLAATPAAKVVSANAYLGAKPIVEALAKGARIVVTGRVADASLTVAPAVHEFGWQWNDWNRLAGASVAGHVIECGAQATGGYFSGWRDVDFRDLGFPIAELSDDGSCVITKAPGGGVVNRRTVVSQLVYEIGDPAHYLTPDVDVDFTTLELSEIGPDRVRLSGASGRPAPASYKVSLAYHDGYATSSQLLVFGADCREKAQRCVEMIFARLRSENCDPAERLVEFLGTGEGVPSERASAVAPPELMLRISVRDPRREVVERFTRQFAPLITGGPPGLAGYATARSDIRPVYAYWPTLIPQSLVLPNVEVRSAHEWQQ